A segment of the Manis javanica isolate MJ-LG chromosome 10, MJ_LKY, whole genome shotgun sequence genome:
CTCTTTTGTTGCCCCCTCTGGGAGGCCCAAAATCTTAGGAAAACAGAAGCTGACAAATTAGAATCTCATAAATTGGTAAATTGTCAGGCACTCTGGACTCTCCCTGTTCCCTTGCTAATCAGGCTGTGGTATCTCTGGAACTGGCTTCTATTTGCCCATGGGAAAGGCCCAGGGCCAGATTAGAACTACAGCCTTTTGAAACATGGGCAACCTCTGGATCTCATAGCAAGAACCAGGATTTGCCTTTAATCACAGCTGCCCATTTTCCAACCTGGAGCTTTGTATCCCTGACAAGATCACCACCTTACAACAGAAATAAGCATACATGTCCaccaaagacatgtacaagagTATTCATGGAAGTTGTATTTGGaatagccccaaactagaaacaacaaGTGTTTATGAACAATAGAATGGatagataaactgtggtatattcatacaatgggatactatacaacagtaaaaagaaaacaatttacaaTTGCATGCAACAGTATGAATAAATCTCACAAAAATATAATGTTGAAAGAAAGAAGTCAGATACAAAAGAGTACACACTGAATGATAACATTTATGTGAAGTTCGAGAATGGGCAAGACTACTCTATAGTAATAGAAGTCAGAATATAGATCGCCTCCAAGGAAAGTATAGATTAGGAAGGAGCAAGAGGAACATTTTTAGTGCTGGAAGTATTCCATAGCTTGGTCTGAGTGCTGGATACCTAGGTATGTACATAAAACTAGTACACTTTATATATGTTATACCtcattaaaaagtaaacaatacaCAGGTATCTTTTTCCCACTCACTATCAGAGCCTCTGCATCTTCATCCATTGCACACAGAAGCCCAAAAAGAAGAGAGGACACCCTTCTGGGGCCTGACCCAGCAGACATGAAAACAATACTACTACATAATGGGCACCAACTCCAGTAAGGCTTAGCCTAACAACGCAAGCCATCCCAGACAGGAATGGGAGGGGCAAAAGCCTCACCTGGTTAGCCAGCTGATGTTTCTCATCCTGAAAAGTCTGGACAAATTCACACAGCTTCTCCCACTCCTGGAAGTAGCTGCAGCTGAAGCCAAGATCCCCCACCAGTAGCCTCCCGACCCAGTGAGGCAGAAGGAGGACAGACTCCATGAGGCGgccaaggaggagaaagaagctgAACCAGCTCAAGATGGAGCCAAGGGTCTCTGCCACGAAGCTGAGGGTGGCAGCTGTATTGCCGAGGGCACTGTAGGCTAGCGGGCCGGTGAAAGCAAGGTAAGCCAAGCCCAGGCGGTAGAGCCTCACACTGAGCTTCTCTGGCCCACCTGAAGCTTTGTAGCGGCGATGCTTCTGGGCTGTCATGCTGGCAGCCAAGCTGATGGGCAGGATGGCTATGGGACGGCCATAGAAGAGAGGAGAAGTAAGAAATGCTGCCCCTAGAGTGTTCTTGAAATCTGAGGTCTGGTTGCCAACAGCAGCCACCAACAACACCCCTAATCCAACCGCCAGTGGGAGGCCCACTATATAGAAGTTGGCCATGAAAGAAAGGCTAATGAGAGCCACGAGGCCAAAGTAGATGCCCACTATTATCTGGGCAGCAAAGCGAATGGGACTCACAGGAGGTGTCCCCTCTCCTGagctctgcctctgcccctgggCTCTGTTGGCCTGAGCTACAAAGCTTGGGAGCTTCCAGAATTCCCAGAGCCAGCCCAGCCCACCACCGCCCAGGGTAAGCATCCAGAGCAGTGCATGACTGTCCCGCCCCAGGTACAGGTGGTGGAGCCCAACAGGGCCCCCCTACAGCCCAGAGGGCATAGGTCACCAGGAGCCCCTTGGCCATCCTCTAGGGAAAGGGTCTCAGAACAAGTCCAGTGGCACCTGACATTTCTCAGTGTAGAAATCTGGGGTCCCCTGTGGGAATCATGGCCCCAGAGTTATCCTTAGACCCTTAGAGATGGAAAAAGGCAATTGTTAAGACTATATCCAGGTCAACACAATAACCATTTCTTTTCCAATAACCATCAAGGGCAGATCTTCCTGAGTGTCCCTGAAATGCTAGTTCTCTCATACCCTTCAGTCTAGCacctcatttctgtttttttgttttgttttcttacaatGACTCCGAATTAGGGGAGTGTGTTTCAAATGCTTTCAGTTGAGTAACTGAGAACTCAGCACACAGACAAAAAGCAGAAGCTTAAATTTCAGACCATTGACCTGCAGGAGTGAACAGGAGTGCGTACAGGGTCCTTCTAAAGTTCCTACACATTTTGAAAGTACCCAGTCCCTCCCCACATCACCCCCAACTCCGACTGTGGCTGCCCTCAACACTTGGCCAAGGCTTTAGGCCGTCTCCAGCCTCCCCAACTCTCCCAGCCACAGAAACTTCCACACATCAAACCTGAAAGAGGTCCTGAATTCTCTCCACTTAAACCGCTCGGGAAAACTACTTTTTGACCTAGATTCTGCCACTCCACAGTTGAACCACCTCTTTCCATGGCGGACTTGGAAAGTCTCTCCAGGGCGGCTAGATGACTCCCCAGAATACCAAGCCAGTTGCCAAAGCGTGTCTGCCAGTCTGTCCCCACCGACCACCAGCCAATACCCAGACCACGAGCGGCTGTACCTGGGTACCCCGGCTTCCAGACCCGGTCAGACCAGTCATTTCCCCTGACTACAGGTCCAAGATGGCCCCTCTCACTCAGCTCCCATTTCCATCCAAATGaactttgtctttctgtgtttgcTGTGTCACGGCAGTCGGGCGGTTCaggccaggcccctccccaagGCCTTCCTCGGTGCCCGCGGGATCACCTTTCAACCTCAGGCTCCTCCCGGGTAATCTCGGTTTAAGGATTTCTGGGCGTATCCTGCCTCCCCATGCTCAAAGGTGCTGGCGCAGAGCCCCATTCCCGGCCGAGTGCCCCTGCACCGTGGCACCGCGGCCGCCAGGTGGCGCTACAGGTCacggcagggctgggctgggtgtgTCCCCAGACTCACCTCGTCCAGAGGCAGGCAGCCCACAGAAGTCTCCTATAAACGTAAAAATAAGCCTTTGGTCCCCCTTTCCACCCCCGCAAGTGAGAAGGTGACTCCTTCCTCACCCCCAAGGTGCACTCTCCTCTCCGTTGCCCTTCAAGGCTGCCTTGGATAGCTACGCTTTCAATTCCACTAGGGCAGAGATACCCAAGGATAGGCTGCAGAGAGGAACCCCACCACCCCGAGTTTGCCTCACTGCCCCGCCTCCAGGCGTACAGGACTTCACATCTAGACCTGAGCCTGAGACCTGAGGAGCCTCCTGATCCAGCGGGAGACAGATCTGCTATATTCTGGGGATTATGGGCCAGTGGGAGAAGCAGGAGCAAAAAGGGATGGATGGGAGAGGCATCCAACCAGGAGAGCGAGGTTGCAGCCTGAGAGTAGTCTGTCTTCCTCCAGCCTCGCTGCTGGGATGGAGCTGGGATGCACGATGCCTTCATTTAAGTGTTCTGGGCTGCAGTACTGGTTTTGCTacgtgaccttggccaagtcacgCTGCTGCTTAGGCCTGTTTCCTTCTGTGTAAAGGAAAGGCTTGGATCTCCAAGGTCCCCCGGCCTTGAGTTGGAGGTCGGGTGGGCCTGGTGGGCCTCATCCAGATCGCCTCCCCGCAGTAGGCAGAGCGCTTCTGTTCCTTCCACATTCCCAGCCCCCAGAGCCCTCATCCCCTCCCGGGAAGGGAAGGCGGCTCACCGCAACGCCCCTTAGGGCTCActgaggggccagggcagggagggccccaAAGTGACATGGGAACCGCcagctgggggcgggggtggaCGGGCCTCTGAATAATGAATGAGACTTAATTGGGCCCGCACTGCGCGGCGGCGAGCTAAGCTCGGCAAACAGCTCCGGCGGCCGTCGCCGCCGCTGGACAAACAAACTAGCAGGCTCAGGGAGCAAGGCGGGGGAGGCAGCGGCGAAGCGGGAGGGAAGGGACGGCCGCCTGGTCCCGGGCTGCCGCGTACAGCCGCCTCTGAGCAGGAGGAACGCGGGACTGCGGGCGCTAACGCTGGCCTCGCGGAGAATGGGGGTCCTGGAGGAGGCTCGGGGCTCGATCTCAGGCCGGGAGGACTGGGAGCAAGGGAAGCAGATTGTGCTGTGGAGCCGGGGGCCCAAGGGCGACAAAGAGCACGCGAAAAAGATGGAGAAACGAGCACAGGGCGGAGGAGAGGGAGAAGTGAGAGGGGAAAAAGCGCACCGGGGGAGGGCCGCAGGGCGTGGAGGCGGGAGAAGAGCTGTTACCGGGCGGAAAGGGAAGAGCGATGAAGGAACAATCGCAGGGAGGCGCGAGGGGACGGGAGAAGAGGAATTGGGAAGAGTAGGGGAGAGGAATGGGAGGTGACCGGAATGAGAACGAGAGGGCGGCTGGGCGGGCGGGAGGCGCCCCTGTCTCCGCCTCGCCCCGCCGCGCTCCCGCCCTGGCGCTCTCTCCAGCCGCCCGCACTCACTTTGTCACAATTACGTGGCCGTCACTCCGCCCGAATTGTTTTCCCCAAATTGTTGTTCTATAAACTGGCgcggggtggggagtggggggtcTGACAAGCTGCAGGGGGGCCGGGGGAGAGGGAGGGTCTGAGCTGCGATGGAGATTTGGAGAGGTATTCATTCACCCACAAGCGGACCCCGGGCGGGCACTTGAATCCTAAGACCCACGCGGGAATTCTGGCTGCTGCCCCAGCCTCGTCGCTGACTCTGCTTTAATCTTTCTCAGCTGTTCTTTCTCAGCCTCAGCTGCCTCGGTTTCCCCAGCAGAGAACTGCGAAGATTGAAAGACGGGGCGGCGGAGGCAGGTGTAGGTGGGGACCAAACTTCCTCACCccattctcttctgtttttaCCACCCTCGTCACTGCGAGAGGGAGTCGATCCCAGCTCAGCCATCCTCAGGGCGCCCTCGGGTGCTAGCTCACCCGCTGGATGGCCAGACTCCCACCACCGCCAAGTCTGTGCAGCCCCTGCCCAACCCGCGTCCTCCAGCCCCAGGCTCCCCGCCGCTCAGTGCTCCAAGCGACCTTGCTGCCCCTCAATTCCGCAAACATCTGTTGCAGCCCCCTGTGAGCCAGATCCTCGCCAGCCTTCCCCCCTTCTCTGCTACCCACCCCTTCCCGGCCCGCCCGGGCTGTCGGCTTCGTGACAGCCACTGCGAAGCCCAGGCCCCGCGGGAGCGGCCGGAGAGGAGCCTCCGCATGGCTGGCTCCGACACCGGTCTCCCGGGCAGCTTCAGGGGCAACGGAGGGTGGCGGCCGCTGAAGCGAGACCAGAGCCGGCCCGCAGAGTCGGCAGAGCTGGGCGGGGGGGAAGCCCGGAGCGAGCTTGTCTCCCAGTCTTTAAGCCCTGTCGTTCTCCTTATTCCATTGCCCTGGGGTTTGTCCAGAGTCGTGACCCCGCCTGGCTCCGCGCGCCTAGGACTCAGTTGGCTCCCGCGCCTCCTCCCCCAGTCCGGGTGATTTACACACGGACTCGGCTCAGAGGCCGCTTCCCAATCAGGAATATCGACCCCGGGCGGGGCCCCCGGGCTGCATCGATCCCTCTAAGGCTCGGgatttaaaaatgtcaaatttgCCTTTTCCAGGCGGGCGGAGGGAGCGGGGCCTGGAGAAGGGCGGCTTGGGTtaggggttgggggggggggcggaCAGCAGGGCATTGACCAGGCGCCTGTGCCCTGAATGAGAAGCGACCGGGCTGGGCCGGGCCCTGACACTGCATGGCCATCCTTGGGTTGCAGTCGCCTCTGTATGGGGCAGGAAGGAAGCCCCATCTCCACGGGCCTCACTGTTACCCTGGGGTATTCCAAGAGGAACAAAGAGAGACCCCAAAATGTAGGGAGACAAATTTGTAAGAGACTCCTAAAGGTGGAGAACCAAGGAGAGGTGCAGAGACAAAGGTATAGAGGCTCCAAACGATACCCTAGCTATAAGGAACAGCAAGGCAAAGGGAAAGTGGCTGAAAGACACACTGAGCAGAGCAGGGGACTAGACCCAGAATTACCCCAACTCTCTTCCCTATAGACACAGAAGCCAGGAAAGTGGTCAAACTTAACCTTTTGATTTTAGAGTGGGGAAAGAGTGTagacaaagacagatgaaaagagAGTGTTATTAAGGAAAGGGATTAGAATATAATTAGCATTATCCTCCTAAGGTCCAAAAGATAGAGATCCCAGGAGCCTCTAGCCCAGGCCCCAAAGAGGTGGGCTCTCTCGGAGGTCTAATTGTATGATCCCTTCCTGAgatccacctcctcctctctaaCCACGGCTAGCCTGAAGAAGCTGGGTGGGTTGCAGATCACATCTTATATTGGAAACTGTTTGTATATGTGATGGAGACTGTATATGTGTAGGGATGTGGACATAGAAAACTCTGGCACTAACCACTTCCTTCCCCAGGACTCAACAACTGAGTATCCAGACTTTGGAAAAACACATCCACTACTTTCAGTATACTCAAGGAAAGGACGATGTttggggtggaggtggtggaAAGGAGACCAGCACCCTCACAGTTAACAtttatcccccacccccaggagcatACTTCAGCTGTCACCATGCACACTGCCATTTCCTACGGAACTGGAGACAGAGAGCAGACAgcaagtggtggtggtggtggagggtgcACAGGCGCACAGGGAGAGGCAGCGGCTCATCCTTGGACAAGGCAGCACACACCTCCACTGACAAAATCAGGCCAACACATCCCTAACACTGACAGTACAGTCAGGGACTTCCACCTGCAACCCACACCTATCAACCCCTGTCACATACACCACCTCTGTGTGTGCCTACACTCACAATTTCTCCCAGGTCAGGCCAAAGCGCCTAGTCCTAAGGCCTTTCCACACCCTCTCTCTACATCTTAGACCTTAAATCGCCTAACCTCAGGAGAGGGTTTAGGTGCCCCGTCCCTGCTCCCCAAATTCTGCAACCAGGACCAGCTCCAACAGCAGAGAGGCCGAGCTCAAGGAAGTCAAGTATCAGGGTCGAGCCGAAGAACCCGGAGCCGACAGGGCGGTGGGCTGTTAAACACTCCCTTGTGCCCCTCCTGCCACTGGCCTCTTTCCCAGCACGTCCACTAGCAGCCCGCCCGGCCCATCGCCCGCCTGTCAGTCGAGTAATGAATGCGCGCTCCGGCCCCGGACCACCCCACCCCCGGAGTCGTTCATCACTGCCAGCCACCGCCCACCTCTCCGCCGCCCGTCAGGAGGGCTAAGCGGCCCAGGCGGCGGAGAGCCCCTTTCCCCCCAACCTCGACCACTAATTGTCAGATTGAGATGTTGATTTGTCAGCTGGGAGCTAGCGCCAAGGAATCCGCAGTAAAACCCGGACTCCTTCAACTTCCTCTCGGCTCCATTCGGGCTCGCCCAGCCTCAAAGCTTTTCTGCATTTGATGCGGATAGGTTGGATTTCACTTAAATCTGGGAATAGAAGTGCGTTTCGCTCTATTCCGATAGGAGGCGCACCAAGCTACAGACCCTCAGTTTCCCTGCAGGGCCTGATCTTGGGCGCAGTTTCACTTGTATAGACCCAAGGCCCTAGGGGTTCGtccccagcctcccagcaggGGACGCCTAGGACCAGGCAACTTAAGAGTCCCCGCTTCCGCATTGAAAGCCCCCAGGCAGCGGTCCCCGAGTCCGCCTTCTGGGAATGCTCAGGTCCACATCctgccctctttctcctctcGGTGCCTCCAGCCTTCCGCAGTCCTCCGTTCTCCCGCAGGAGGCACTCCCGTTGCAGGTCCGCCCGTACCCTGCCCCGGCCCCTTAGGCTGCTGTCTCaccccctgccctctccccagccccggCCCGGGGCTCCCCCGGCGGCAGACTGAGTGACGGGCGGCCGATGATTATGCGGAGTGGGGAGCGGGGTGCGCCGCGGGCGGCAGCGCTGACCCTTCACATTTCCGATCCGCCGGGACCCTCATCCATCCGAAGCTGCTCTTTGTCTGGCCGCCTAATTGCCGGCGGACAGGATGGATGGCGGGACCGACAGCCGCGGAATCCCTAATAAAGGCCGCGGCCGCCGGGGAGGGAGCGCGAAAAGGAGGGGGAGCAAAAAGGAAGGGATggaaggaggtgggaggaagCACCGGGCCGCGGCCGCTGGCTCAGAGCCGCTACGCGAGGCGCACACGGGAACCAGGCCCGCCTAGGGTGCGGGACCAGGAGTCCCGGGTGGACCCGGGTCCGGGACAGTTGGTGTGGAGTTCCTTAGGTCTCCTGCCtcttggagaaaaagaaagagctaAGGCGCCCCGGGCAGAAAGATCATTTTAGGGCCGACCTAGCTCAGCTGAGCCCTTGGGGCTTGAAGCTGGGCGCTGCCTCCTGGGCTTCGGGCTCTCACAAGCCAGTGCCCCCACCTCGGCTCCCCGCACCACCCCTCCTCTGCTCACCTGTCGGTCTCCCAGAGATCCAATATCCCGGAGGAGAAACGAGGGGTCTGACGTGTCCGCTTGCCATGTTTCATTGACTGGAGGCTGGAGTGGGGAGATGGTGGGGTGAGAGGGGACCAAAAGGAGGTAGAGAGCGAGGATGGGCGAGAAACCGCACCTGGCCAGGGGTCAAGAGCTACCGAAGGAAGTCAGCAGCGCGATCCGGCCTGACAGACACCTTGGAAACAATCTCTACCCCTCCCAGGGGAGCCGGGAGCCTGTCCTCAGCCCTGTGGACGCTGTTGCGGCCCTTTGAACCCAAGGCCACAAGGAGACGCGGTGCCAGCGGCTCCCCGCGGCGGTTGAATGGAAGCCCTAGGCCAGGTGGTGCACTCGCCCTCTCCGCCTGCAGCTGAGGCCTGCCGACCCTTTGCGCAAGGGGGCGAAGTCAGCGcaggctgctgggctgtgacTGTTTTCCCACTTGTGGTGGAAGTAGGAGAGCTGTTTACAGCCCTGTCCGCCAGCTTCCTTCCTTTCGCCTCTCGGTCGCATTTTCCTCTGGTTCGCTTCGTTTCCTTCTGCCTCCTTTTTCTCTGCCCTCTCCTCTACGGACTGAATATCTCTTCTCCGCAGCTGACTTAGGCCGACATCTCTTAGCTAACAACTGAGCACCTGTCGGGTGTCAGGCTCCAAAGTGAGGGATGACGGCCATGCCAGGCCCAAGTCCTGTCTTGTTGGCCTTGTACGCATAGGTCTCCCCTGAGACCTGTTCAACCTTGCTCCCCACCCCTGTTCTTCTCTCATCCTTCCACAGCCTAGGTGCCATTTCTCTTCTCCAGGTTGAAAAGGAAGCCAGGAGATCAGGGCTTTAGTTTCAGGGCTACCACTTGCAGGGCAATGATGCAAGACAAGCTATTTCTCCTTTTTAGGCCTcaatgtttcctcatctgtaaaatggagacaagatATTCACCACTGAAGGGTGGGTGCTCTGAAGAAACAATAAGAACTTGCATGTAAAAACCCAAAAAtagatggacaatgactgtaa
Coding sequences within it:
- the DNAJC22 gene encoding LOW QUALITY PROTEIN: dnaJ homolog subfamily C member 22 (The sequence of the model RefSeq protein was modified relative to this genomic sequence to represent the inferred CDS: deleted 1 base in 1 codon); translated protein: MAKGLLVTYALWAVGGPVGLHHLYLGRDSHALLWMLTLGGGGLGWLWEFWKLPSFVAQANRAQGQRQSSGEGTPPVSPIRFAAQIIVGIYFGLVALISLSFMANFYIVGLPLAVGLGVLLVAAVGNQTSDFKNTLGAAFLTSPLFYGRPIAILPISLAASMTAQKHRRYKASGGPEKLSVRLYRLGLAYLAFTGPLAYSALGNTAATLSFVAETLGSILSWFSFFLLLGRLMESVLLLPHWVGRLLVGDLGFSCSYFQEWEKLCEFVQTFQDEKHQLANQILGLPEGATKEEIHRQYRELVKIWHPDHNRHRTEEAQRHFLEIKAAYEVLSQPRKPRGSWK